The nucleotide sequence CCACGTGATCTTTCCTAAAACGGCCATGCTTTGTCTGATTCTGCTCAAAGTCGCTGTATAGTGCCATGCGCGACTGAAGCCGTGATCAAGCGCGGCCAAGCCTGAAAGAACGCGTCTGCGCTTTCATAGGCGTTCGAGGTGATTGGCCTGAGATGTTGAGCGAACATCTCTCGAAACCGGGACGGGGCCCAAACGACTTTGAAACCGCTCCGAAAATCGTCTTGCAGCGATCGGCCCGGCGTGCTGTCAGGACTCCTTCCGAATCCTGGTGATGATTGTCGTCACAAAGCTACTGAACGCGATAGGCGATGCACCGGTCGACGGAGTTGATCGAGAAGGTCAAACCTAATTTCTCTCGCTGGTAGGTTGCGGATCGACGACGGTTATCGGGCTCTACGCTGTCAACCGCCTGCGACAATGGACAGGTCGGCTGTCGAATGAACAGCAGACCCAAACCGCTGCGATTGGAGACTTGCGATTTGACAGGAGCTGAATGACCACACGATGCACGAGGGATCGCGGAAATGTGTGATGGGAGGAGTTTGAGGTTACGCTATAGTTTAAGCACGCGCTCCTGGGGCGGATACACAGAGGAGCTGTTGCCATGACCAGAAGCATTGTCGTCGGTCTTGCTATCCTCACTCTCTCTACGTCCGTCGCTTTGGCCGCTCAGCGGACTCATCATCGCAACGTGATGAACGCACATGCCAGCATAGCCGCGACCCCAATCGTGGCGCCCGGTGGTGTCAGCAGCAGCGACCATGCCTTGTATCTCCGAAATCTACGTGAGTCCGGGTACAACCCGAAGAACGATTACGCGAACGGGCTCATGAGGACGCAATAGCGGCAGGTCTGGTCGTCCGCGACCACAAGGCAGCGCGACATCTAATCTAAACCAAGAGCCGCGATCATCGAATTTTCACTCTGCTGAGGGTGGCGCCTTGATCGCGCGGTCGTCGGACGACACCGACAAGACTTAAGGCCGCCTCAGTTGGCGACCTCTTTCATTTTGGAAGTCAGCTCATGACCCTTCGCGACATATTGCGCGGCCCCGCGCGCCCGATCGCTATTGGGGCGAAGCTGACGTAGCCACCAACGAGTTTATCGGTACACGGCCGAGCTCCGATCAATATTCGATGGCGAGACGCTTGCGGATCTCGTCCAGGCGCTTGTCGAGCGCGTCGAACCGCGCATGGACGGAGCGATCGTGAAGATAGAAGACGTAGCCGCCTGCCAGGAACGCGAAGATCCAGTGGTGGTGCTCGACATAGCCAAAGATCGCTTCGATGGCGTGGCCGAAGAATGTGACTATGCTCCACACGACGTCCATTGCATTTCCTCCCGGCACTGCTGGTCTTCGGTCGCCGGCAATCTCCGCGCCGTTCCGCGACCGTGCACGGAACCTAGCATGACGCCCCGGAGGCGAGTAGCGGCTTGCCGAGCGGTGCTCGCAAAGCCGATTGCAGGCGCGGCGAAACTCTGCGAAGTCTCTTGGCCGCCACACTGCCTCTTTGATCTGACGATCCGGACCTGCCAATGCCCTCCGTCTTCGAGACGTCCCCGACCGCCATCCCGATCACTTTCGTCACCAAGTCGACTTGGGACGCGGTTTGCGAGACGCTGCCGCCGGCGCAACGGCAGTTCGCCACCGCGAGCGCCTTTACCGCCAAGCCGGGGACCTATCTCGCGCTGCCCGCGCCGGACGGCGCGATTGCGCAGGTCCTGTTCGGCCTTGAGGACAACGGCGCCCGATCGCGCGATCTGTTCCGGCCGGGTGCCTTGCCGGGCCTGTTGCCGCCCGGCAGCTATCGCTTTGCCAATGCACCGCACGACGCACGGCTGGCGGCGCTGGCCTTCGCCCTCGGCAGCTACCGCTTCGCCCGCTATCGCAAGACGGACCGGCCCGACGTGCGCCTGGTGCCGCCGGACGGCGTCGACGCGGTTGAGATCGACCGGGTCGCCGATGCCGCGATGCTGGCGCGCGACCTCATCAACACGCCGGCCAATGACATGGGGCCGGAAGAACTGGCCGCTGCCGCGCAAGCGCTCGCGGCCGAGTTCGGGGCCAGCTTTGCCTGCACTGTCGGCGAGGATCTGAAGGCGAAAAATTTTCCGCTGATCCATGCGGTCGGCATGGCCTCGGGCCGCGCACCGCGGCTGATCGACATCGGCTGGGGCAATCCTGGACATCCCAAGGTGACGCTGGTCGGCAAGGGCGTTTGCTTCGATACCGGCGGGCTCGACCTGAAACCGTCGAGCGGCATGCTGATCATGAAAAAGGACATGGGTGGCGCCGCCAACGTGCTGGCGCTCGCGCGCATGGTGATGGATGCGAAGCTGAAGGTGCGGCTCCGCGTGCTGATCCCGGCCGTGGAGAATGCGGTCTCCGGCAACGCCTTCCGTCCGCTCGACATCTTCCCCTCGCGCAAGGGCATCAGTGTCGAGATCGGCAACACCGACGCGGAAGGACGCCTGGTGCTCGCCGACGCGCTGGCGCTGGCCGACGAGGAGGAGCCGGATCTGCTGATCGATCTGGGCACGCTGACCGGCGCGGCGCGCGTTGCCCTGGGGCCGGATCTGCCGCCGTTCTACACCAATGACGAGGCGCTCGCCGCCGACGTCGCGCGCTGCGCCGCGAAGGAGAACGATCCGTTATGGCGCATGCCGCTGTGGCCGGCTTACGATGCATGGCTGGACTCCAAGACGGCCACCATCACCAACGCACCGTCTGGCAGCTTTGCCGGCTCGATCACCTGTGCGCTGTTCCTGCAACGCTTCGTCGAGCACGCCAAAAGCTGGCTGCATGTCGACATCTACGGCTGGACGCCGTCGGCCAAGCCGGCGCGCCCGGAAGGCGGCGAATGCCAGGCCGCACGTGCCCTCTACACATTGCTGAGCCAGCGCTATGCATGATCCGCGGCTGACGCCGGCGCGGGGCGACCTCGCCGCCAAATATCTCGAAGGCAAGGTCCAGGCCGATCGCTTCGTCAGCGGCGAGGAATTCGAGGTGATCGAGGCGATCGCGCCGATGCGTGAACGCCCGTCATCGGACGCGATGCTGATGACACAGGCGCTGCGCGGCGAGCGCGTCACGATCTACGATCGCAACGGAGAAGGCTGGGCCTGGGGCCAGCTTGCCGACGACGGCTATGTCGGCTGGCTGCCGGATGCGGCGCTGGCGCGGCCCGGAACCGCGCCGACCCACCTGGTGAGCGCGCTGCGAACGTTCGCCTTTCCCGGTCCCTCCATCAAGCTGCCGCCCGCGGACACGCTCGTGCTGGGATCGAAGATTGCCGTGGCACGCGAGGACGGCGACTTCGCGGTGACGCGTGAAGGGACATATGTGCCGAAGACGCATCTTGCCGCACTCGATCATCGCGAGCCGGATTTCGTCGCGGTCGCGGAGCGTTTCGTCGGCACGCCCTATCTGTGGGGCGGCAAGAGCAGCCTCGGCATCGATTGCTCCGGTCTCGTGCAGGTCTCGCTGACATCAGCAGGCATCGGCTGCCCACGCGACAGCGACATGCAGCAGGCCGGCCTCGGCCGCGCGCTCGCGCCACACGAAGCGGACAGACTGCGACGCGGCGACCTGATCTTCTGGAAAGGCCATGTCGCGATCGTGCGCGACGACAGCACCATGGTTCACGCCAACGCGCATCACATGGCGACCGTGATCGAGGCGATCGAGCCGGCCATCGCGCGGATCAAGCAGGCGGGCAGCGAGGTCGCGGCGATCAAGCGGCTCTAAAGCGCGATGAGATCGGGACGAATCGTCATCGCTCTTTAGGTTATTGTTTGAGCATGATCTTTTCGCAAAGTCGCTTCACACTTTTCCGGATCATG is from Bradyrhizobium sp. ISRA430 and encodes:
- a CDS encoding C40 family peptidase produces the protein MHDPRLTPARGDLAAKYLEGKVQADRFVSGEEFEVIEAIAPMRERPSSDAMLMTQALRGERVTIYDRNGEGWAWGQLADDGYVGWLPDAALARPGTAPTHLVSALRTFAFPGPSIKLPPADTLVLGSKIAVAREDGDFAVTREGTYVPKTHLAALDHREPDFVAVAERFVGTPYLWGGKSSLGIDCSGLVQVSLTSAGIGCPRDSDMQQAGLGRALAPHEADRLRRGDLIFWKGHVAIVRDDSTMVHANAHHMATVIEAIEPAIARIKQAGSEVAAIKRL
- a CDS encoding leucyl aminopeptidase family protein codes for the protein MPSVFETSPTAIPITFVTKSTWDAVCETLPPAQRQFATASAFTAKPGTYLALPAPDGAIAQVLFGLEDNGARSRDLFRPGALPGLLPPGSYRFANAPHDARLAALAFALGSYRFARYRKTDRPDVRLVPPDGVDAVEIDRVADAAMLARDLINTPANDMGPEELAAAAQALAAEFGASFACTVGEDLKAKNFPLIHAVGMASGRAPRLIDIGWGNPGHPKVTLVGKGVCFDTGGLDLKPSSGMLIMKKDMGGAANVLALARMVMDAKLKVRLRVLIPAVENAVSGNAFRPLDIFPSRKGISVEIGNTDAEGRLVLADALALADEEEPDLLIDLGTLTGAARVALGPDLPPFYTNDEALAADVARCAAKENDPLWRMPLWPAYDAWLDSKTATITNAPSGSFAGSITCALFLQRFVEHAKSWLHVDIYGWTPSAKPARPEGGECQAARALYTLLSQRYA